Proteins found in one Panicum hallii strain FIL2 chromosome 4, PHallii_v3.1, whole genome shotgun sequence genomic segment:
- the LOC112889484 gene encoding uncharacterized protein LOC112889484 isoform X1, producing the protein MELLPDRAHVRLRSPAHGTYLYADEDGVGVSLRSRRASLSTVWAVHRVERSGNSFVLLHSAAYGRYLASSPEYINYAPDGVDGVVQCCYFNDLDQQDILWEAVGYRGDALFLHNPENRRWSRLWAVEAVPARVGPPLLPPPTPNPMLLRRMILYMKADEYGNIDYESTKLLVFEGHSVSRLRDELAFLLEEWHAVRITMCVWAGSHGRLTPLVVDLPLNNQTVEIVVYESWSRAAQGLQYPNVDAP; encoded by the exons ATGGAGCTGCTCCCCGACCGTGCGCACGTGCGGCTGCGGAGCCCCGCGCACGGGACGTACCTGTACGCCGACGAGGACGGGGTGGGCGTCTCGCTGAGGTCGCGCCGCGCCTCGCTGAGCACGGTCTGGGCGGTGCACCGGGTGGAGCGCAGCGGCAACAGCTTCGTCCTCCTGCACAGCGCCGCCTACGGCCGCTACCTCGCGTCCTCACCGGAGTACATCAACTACGCACCAGACGGAGTCGACGGAGTCGTGCAGTGCTGCTACTTCAATGACCTAGACCAGCAAGACATCCTCTGGGAGGCCGTCGGGTACCGGGGCGACGCCCTATTCCTCCACAACCCCGAGAACCGCAGATGGTCACGGCTTTGGGCGGTCGAGGCCGTCCCCGCTAGGGTGGGACCGCCACTTCTTCCACCGCCGACTCCG AATCCCATGCTGCTGCGCCGCATGATCCTGTACATGAAAGCAGACGAATACGGGAATATTGACTATGAGAGCACCAAGCTCTTAGTCTTCGAGGGCCATTCAGTGTCCCGCCTCAGGGACGAGTTGGCATTCCTGCTGGAGGAGTGGCACGCTGTTAGAATTACTATGTGCGTGTGGGCAGGCTCTCACGGGCGGCTGACCCCTCTGGTCGTCGACCTGCCTCTCAATAACCAAACTGTGGAGATTGTTGTTTATGAGAGCTGGTCCAGAG CAGCCCAAGGGCTACAGTACCCAAACGTCGACGCCCCGTAG
- the LOC112889482 gene encoding uncharacterized protein LOC112889482 isoform X2, whose amino-acid sequence MGSTAAAAEDARVAKRARLAPPAGDADLISGLDDDVLLRVLGLVGDARDAARTGALSRRWLGLWTRAPALRFSSQPGGFWRAAPASAASLERYAASVDAALARRARSGCAIERLSIAYAAGSEHYPVEQPSFADAAEWWIPCLRDTVTERILEQLMPASVRAARGWIGYAFRHGVKSFDLDLQLPLVRSNFLWERDGVEEVELDDELPSAVRLETMRLALGGAQLRLPAAMTFASLTNLSLERIGIAAGGAALLGHLVSSATCPRLQKLRVRWIYLPAFHEEMAIEADVLSELWMEDVRILMSLKLRTPRLRVLHIYKCFHVALRISAPRLEELAIIFQPACPPRWLEIDGDLPCVRSLKICLWSHLSRFSGYREADNDKNMLLLRQCSSLTCLQVFLRGAKASKKDVDMIKSRVPHLPHITSLAVNVACSFKRHGYGASVASLLTRFSNLRRLSLHLPFFDELEVELTGLTGTDCEVWFMKTMLASAKGLFKVAISFNPYCWQHQGKMDAFERMLLDEGMWTSHRDTHMLTCLRESIPAYITCEM is encoded by the exons ATGGgttccacggcggcggcggcggaggatgcGCGCGTCGCGAAACGCGCAAGGCTAGCCCCACCGGCCGGCGACGCCGACCTGATCAGCGGCCTCGACGACGACGTGCTCCTCCGCGTCCTCGGGCTGGTGGGCGACGCGAGGGACGCGGCGCGCACGGGCGCGCTCTcgcggcggtggctcggccTCTGGACGCGCGCCCCCGCGCTCCGCTTCTCCTCCCAGCCGGGGGGATTCTGGAGGGCGGCGCCAGCCAGCGCCGCCTCCCTGGAGCGGTACGCCGCCTCCGTCGACGCCGCCCTCGCCCGGCGCGCCCGATCCGGCTGCGCCATCGAGCGCCTGTCGATCGCGTACGCCGCGGGCTCCGAGCACTACCCGGTGGAACAGCCGTCGTTCGCCGACGCCGCGGAGTGGTGGATCCCGTGCCTCCGGGACACCGTGACGGAGCGCATCCTGGAACAGCTGATGCCGGCGTCCGTCCGCGCCGCGCGGGGGTGGATCGGGTACGCGTTCCGGCACGGGGTGAAGTCGTTTGACCTGGACCTGCAGCTCCCTCTGGTGCGGTCGAATTTTCTGTGGGAACGTGACGGCGTCGAGGAGGTGGAGCTTGACGACGAGCTCCCTAGCGCTGTCAGGCTGGAGACCATGCGTCTGGCGTTAGGCGGCGCACAGCTCCGGCTCCCCGCCGCCATGACATTCGCGTCACTGACGAATCTTTCGCTTGAAAGGATCGGGATAGCAGCCGGCGGCGCTGCCCTCCTCGGCCACCTCGTGTCGTCGGCGACCTGCCCGCGCTTGCAAAAGCTGCGCGTGAGGTGGATTTACCTTCCTGCTTTCCACGAAGAGATGGCGATCGAAGCCGACGTGCTCTCGGAGCTGTGGATGGAGGACGTTAGGATCCTGATGTCACTGAAGCTTAGAACTCCTAGGCTAAGGGTCTTGCACATATACAAGTGCTTCCACGTGGCGCTCAGGATCTCAGCTCCGAGGCTAGAAGAACTTGCAATAATATTTCAACCAGCATGCCCACCTAGGTGGCTTGAGATCGATGGTGACTTGCCATGCGTGCGAAGCCTGAAGATCTGCCTGTGGTCGCATCTCTCTCGTTTCTCTGGTTATCGCGAGGCTGATAACGATAAAAACATGTTGCTCCTCAGACAGTGTAGCTCCCTCACATGCCTTCAGGTGTTCCTTCGCGGTGCAAAG GCTTCCAAGAAGGACGTGGACATGATAAAGAGTAGGGTACCACACCTCCCTCATATCACATCTTTGGCCGTTAATGTTGCTTGTTCGTTTAAGCGGCATGGCTATGGTGCTAGCGTGGCAAGCCTCCTCACACGATTCAGCAATCTGAGACGGCTCAGCCTACATTTGCCCTTCTTCGACGAACTG GAAGTAGAGCTCACAGGGTTGACAGGAACTGACTGTGAGGTCTGGTTCATGAAAACCATGCTGGCAAGCGCCAAAGGACTCTTTAAGGTGGCTATAAGTTTCAACCCATACTGCTGGCAACATCAGGGGAAGATGGATGCGTTTGAGCGTATGCTACTTGATGAAGGAATGTGGACTTCCCACCGTGACACACATATGCTTACATGTCTTAGGGAATCGATACCTGCATATATAACTTGTGAGATGTGA
- the LOC112889482 gene encoding uncharacterized protein LOC112889482 isoform X1, which produces MGSTAAAAEDARVAKRARLAPPAGDADLISGLDDDVLLRVLGLVGDARDAARTGALSRRWLGLWTRAPALRFSSQPGGFWRAAPASAASLERYAASVDAALARRARSGCAIERLSIAYAAGSEHYPVEQPSFADAAEWWIPCLRDTVTERILEQLMPASVRAARGWIGYAFRHGVKSFDLDLQLPLVRSNFLWERDGVEEVELDDELPSAVRLETMRLALGGAQLRLPAAMTFASLTNLSLERIGIAAGGAALLGHLVSSATCPRLQKLRVRWIYLPAFHEEMAIEADVLSELWMEDVRILMSLKLRTPRLRVLHIYKCFHVALRISAPRLEELAIIFQPACPPRWLEIDGDLPCVRSLKICLWSHLSRFSGYREADNDKNMLLLRQCSSLTCLQVFLRGAKASKKDVDMIKSRVPHLPHITSLAVNVACSFKRHGYGASVASLLTRFSNLRRLSLHLPFFDELGNNLPAGLDLLCHHRYHWKSNEISMAHLQEVELTGLTGTDCEVWFMKTMLASAKGLFKVAISFNPYCWQHQGKMDAFERMLLDEGMWTSHRDTHMLTCLRESIPAYITCEM; this is translated from the exons ATGGgttccacggcggcggcggcggaggatgcGCGCGTCGCGAAACGCGCAAGGCTAGCCCCACCGGCCGGCGACGCCGACCTGATCAGCGGCCTCGACGACGACGTGCTCCTCCGCGTCCTCGGGCTGGTGGGCGACGCGAGGGACGCGGCGCGCACGGGCGCGCTCTcgcggcggtggctcggccTCTGGACGCGCGCCCCCGCGCTCCGCTTCTCCTCCCAGCCGGGGGGATTCTGGAGGGCGGCGCCAGCCAGCGCCGCCTCCCTGGAGCGGTACGCCGCCTCCGTCGACGCCGCCCTCGCCCGGCGCGCCCGATCCGGCTGCGCCATCGAGCGCCTGTCGATCGCGTACGCCGCGGGCTCCGAGCACTACCCGGTGGAACAGCCGTCGTTCGCCGACGCCGCGGAGTGGTGGATCCCGTGCCTCCGGGACACCGTGACGGAGCGCATCCTGGAACAGCTGATGCCGGCGTCCGTCCGCGCCGCGCGGGGGTGGATCGGGTACGCGTTCCGGCACGGGGTGAAGTCGTTTGACCTGGACCTGCAGCTCCCTCTGGTGCGGTCGAATTTTCTGTGGGAACGTGACGGCGTCGAGGAGGTGGAGCTTGACGACGAGCTCCCTAGCGCTGTCAGGCTGGAGACCATGCGTCTGGCGTTAGGCGGCGCACAGCTCCGGCTCCCCGCCGCCATGACATTCGCGTCACTGACGAATCTTTCGCTTGAAAGGATCGGGATAGCAGCCGGCGGCGCTGCCCTCCTCGGCCACCTCGTGTCGTCGGCGACCTGCCCGCGCTTGCAAAAGCTGCGCGTGAGGTGGATTTACCTTCCTGCTTTCCACGAAGAGATGGCGATCGAAGCCGACGTGCTCTCGGAGCTGTGGATGGAGGACGTTAGGATCCTGATGTCACTGAAGCTTAGAACTCCTAGGCTAAGGGTCTTGCACATATACAAGTGCTTCCACGTGGCGCTCAGGATCTCAGCTCCGAGGCTAGAAGAACTTGCAATAATATTTCAACCAGCATGCCCACCTAGGTGGCTTGAGATCGATGGTGACTTGCCATGCGTGCGAAGCCTGAAGATCTGCCTGTGGTCGCATCTCTCTCGTTTCTCTGGTTATCGCGAGGCTGATAACGATAAAAACATGTTGCTCCTCAGACAGTGTAGCTCCCTCACATGCCTTCAGGTGTTCCTTCGCGGTGCAAAG GCTTCCAAGAAGGACGTGGACATGATAAAGAGTAGGGTACCACACCTCCCTCATATCACATCTTTGGCCGTTAATGTTGCTTGTTCGTTTAAGCGGCATGGCTATGGTGCTAGCGTGGCAAGCCTCCTCACACGATTCAGCAATCTGAGACGGCTCAGCCTACATTTGCCCTTCTTCGACGAACTG GGCAATAATCTACCTGCAGGACTAGATCTCTTGTGCCATCACCGATACCATTGGAAATCCAATGAGATTTCCATGGCTCACTTGCAGGAAGTAGAGCTCACAGGGTTGACAGGAACTGACTGTGAGGTCTGGTTCATGAAAACCATGCTGGCAAGCGCCAAAGGACTCTTTAAGGTGGCTATAAGTTTCAACCCATACTGCTGGCAACATCAGGGGAAGATGGATGCGTTTGAGCGTATGCTACTTGATGAAGGAATGTGGACTTCCCACCGTGACACACATATGCTTACATGTCTTAGGGAATCGATACCTGCATATATAACTTGTGAGATGTGA
- the LOC112889484 gene encoding uncharacterized protein LOC112889484 isoform X2: MELLPDRAHVRLRSPAHGTYLYADEDGVGVSLRSRRASLSTVWAVHRVERSGNSFVLLHSAAYGRYLASSPEYINYAPDGVDGVVQCCYFNDLDQQDILWEAVGYRGDALFLHNPENRRWSRLWAVEAVPARVGPPLLPPPTPNPMLLRRMILYMKADEYGNIDYESTKLLVFEGHSVSRLRDELAFLLEEWHAVRITMCVWAGSHGRLTPLVVDLPLNNQTVEIVVYESWSRAQGLQYPNVDAP; encoded by the exons ATGGAGCTGCTCCCCGACCGTGCGCACGTGCGGCTGCGGAGCCCCGCGCACGGGACGTACCTGTACGCCGACGAGGACGGGGTGGGCGTCTCGCTGAGGTCGCGCCGCGCCTCGCTGAGCACGGTCTGGGCGGTGCACCGGGTGGAGCGCAGCGGCAACAGCTTCGTCCTCCTGCACAGCGCCGCCTACGGCCGCTACCTCGCGTCCTCACCGGAGTACATCAACTACGCACCAGACGGAGTCGACGGAGTCGTGCAGTGCTGCTACTTCAATGACCTAGACCAGCAAGACATCCTCTGGGAGGCCGTCGGGTACCGGGGCGACGCCCTATTCCTCCACAACCCCGAGAACCGCAGATGGTCACGGCTTTGGGCGGTCGAGGCCGTCCCCGCTAGGGTGGGACCGCCACTTCTTCCACCGCCGACTCCG AATCCCATGCTGCTGCGCCGCATGATCCTGTACATGAAAGCAGACGAATACGGGAATATTGACTATGAGAGCACCAAGCTCTTAGTCTTCGAGGGCCATTCAGTGTCCCGCCTCAGGGACGAGTTGGCATTCCTGCTGGAGGAGTGGCACGCTGTTAGAATTACTATGTGCGTGTGGGCAGGCTCTCACGGGCGGCTGACCCCTCTGGTCGTCGACCTGCCTCTCAATAACCAAACTGTGGAGATTGTTGTTTATGAGAGCTGGTCCAGAG CCCAAGGGCTACAGTACCCAAACGTCGACGCCCCGTAG
- the LOC112889482 gene encoding uncharacterized protein LOC112889482 isoform X3 — translation MGSTAAAAEDARVAKRARLAPPAGDADLISGLDDDVLLRVLGLVGDARDAARTGALSRRWLGLWTRAPALRFSSQPGGFWRAAPASAASLERYAASVDAALARRARSGCAIERLSIAYAAGSEHYPVEQPSFADAAEWWIPCLRDTVTERILEQLMPASVRAARGWIGYAFRHGVKSFDLDLQLPLVRSNFLWERDGVEEVELDDELPSAVRLETMRLALGGAQLRLPAAMTFASLTNLSLERIGIAAGGAALLGHLVSSATCPRLQKLRVRWIYLPAFHEEMAIEADVLSELWMEDVRILMSLKLRTPRLRVLHIYKCFHVALRISAPRLEELAIIFQPACPPRWLEIDGDLPCVRSLKICLWSHLSRFSGYREADNDKNMLLLRQCSSLTCLQVFLRGAKASKKDVDMIKSRVPHLPHITSLAVNVACSFKRHGYGASVASLLTRFSNLRRLSLHLPFFDELD, via the exons ATGGgttccacggcggcggcggcggaggatgcGCGCGTCGCGAAACGCGCAAGGCTAGCCCCACCGGCCGGCGACGCCGACCTGATCAGCGGCCTCGACGACGACGTGCTCCTCCGCGTCCTCGGGCTGGTGGGCGACGCGAGGGACGCGGCGCGCACGGGCGCGCTCTcgcggcggtggctcggccTCTGGACGCGCGCCCCCGCGCTCCGCTTCTCCTCCCAGCCGGGGGGATTCTGGAGGGCGGCGCCAGCCAGCGCCGCCTCCCTGGAGCGGTACGCCGCCTCCGTCGACGCCGCCCTCGCCCGGCGCGCCCGATCCGGCTGCGCCATCGAGCGCCTGTCGATCGCGTACGCCGCGGGCTCCGAGCACTACCCGGTGGAACAGCCGTCGTTCGCCGACGCCGCGGAGTGGTGGATCCCGTGCCTCCGGGACACCGTGACGGAGCGCATCCTGGAACAGCTGATGCCGGCGTCCGTCCGCGCCGCGCGGGGGTGGATCGGGTACGCGTTCCGGCACGGGGTGAAGTCGTTTGACCTGGACCTGCAGCTCCCTCTGGTGCGGTCGAATTTTCTGTGGGAACGTGACGGCGTCGAGGAGGTGGAGCTTGACGACGAGCTCCCTAGCGCTGTCAGGCTGGAGACCATGCGTCTGGCGTTAGGCGGCGCACAGCTCCGGCTCCCCGCCGCCATGACATTCGCGTCACTGACGAATCTTTCGCTTGAAAGGATCGGGATAGCAGCCGGCGGCGCTGCCCTCCTCGGCCACCTCGTGTCGTCGGCGACCTGCCCGCGCTTGCAAAAGCTGCGCGTGAGGTGGATTTACCTTCCTGCTTTCCACGAAGAGATGGCGATCGAAGCCGACGTGCTCTCGGAGCTGTGGATGGAGGACGTTAGGATCCTGATGTCACTGAAGCTTAGAACTCCTAGGCTAAGGGTCTTGCACATATACAAGTGCTTCCACGTGGCGCTCAGGATCTCAGCTCCGAGGCTAGAAGAACTTGCAATAATATTTCAACCAGCATGCCCACCTAGGTGGCTTGAGATCGATGGTGACTTGCCATGCGTGCGAAGCCTGAAGATCTGCCTGTGGTCGCATCTCTCTCGTTTCTCTGGTTATCGCGAGGCTGATAACGATAAAAACATGTTGCTCCTCAGACAGTGTAGCTCCCTCACATGCCTTCAGGTGTTCCTTCGCGGTGCAAAG GCTTCCAAGAAGGACGTGGACATGATAAAGAGTAGGGTACCACACCTCCCTCATATCACATCTTTGGCCGTTAATGTTGCTTGTTCGTTTAAGCGGCATGGCTATGGTGCTAGCGTGGCAAGCCTCCTCACACGATTCAGCAATCTGAGACGGCTCAGCCTACATTTGCCCTTCTTCGACGAACTG GACTAG